Within the Pseudomonas chlororaphis subsp. aurantiaca genome, the region GGCGGGATCCGCGAAGTCGAGTTCATCGCCCAGGCTTTCCAGCTGATTCACGGCGGGCGCGACCTGAGCCTGCAGCAGCGTCCTCTATTAAAGGTGCTGACCACTCTGGAGGGGCAGGGTTACCTGCCGCCCGCGGTGATCGCCGAACTGCGTGAAGGTTACGAATTCCTGCGTTACACCGAACACGCGATCCAGGCGATCGCTGACTGGCAGACGCAGATGCTGCCGGACAATCCACGGGACCAGGCGCGCATTGCCTACATGCTGGGTTTTGCCGACTGGGCGGCGTTCCATGAGCGCCTGATGTATTGGCGCGGTCGGGTGGAGTGGCATTTCCGCCAGGTGATCGCCGACCCGGATGAGGACGAAGGCAACGAGTGCGAAGTGGTGGTCGGTGGCGAATGGCTGCCGCTGTGGGAAGAAGCCCAGGACGAAGAAGCCGCCTGCCGGCAGCTGCAGGAAGGCGGTTTCAATGACGCACCCAAGGCGCTCAGGGCGCTGGCCGGCCTGCGTGGCAGCCCGCAATTGCGAGCCATGCAGCGTTTGGGGCGCGAGCGTCTCGATGCTTTTATTCCGCGCCTTTTGGCCCAGGCGGTGGAGCACGCCGATCCGGACCTGGTGCTGGAGCGCGTGTTGCCGCTGGTCGAGGCGGTGGCGCGGCGTTCCGCTTACCTGGTGCTACTTACCGAGAATCCCGGGGCCTTGCGTCGCCTGCTGACCCTGTGTGCCGCCAGCCCGTGGATCGCCGAGCAGATCACCCGCTTCCCGCTGCTGCTCGACGAGCTGCTCAACGAAGGCCGGCTGTTCAAGCCGCCATTGGCGCCGGAGCTGGCCGCCGAGTTGCGCGAGCGTCTGACACGTATCCCCGAGGACGATCTGGAACAGCAGATGGAGGCGCTGCGTCACTTCAAGCTGGCCCATCGCCTGCGGGTTGCGGCTTCGGAAATCGCCGGCAGCCTGCCCTTGATGAAAGTCAGCGATTACCTGACCTGGCTGGCCGAGGCGATCCTCGAGCAGGTGCTGGCCCTGGCCTGGCGCCAGACCGTGGCCAAATACGGCGCTCCGCAGCGCGCCGATGGCACCTTGTGCGATCCCGGCTTCATTATTGTCGGTTATGGGAAAGTCGGTGGCCTGGAACTCGGGCATGGTTCCGACCTGGACCTGGTGTTTATCCATGACGGCGATCCGCAGGCGGAAACCGATGGCCCGAAACCGATCGACGGCGCGCAGTTCTTCACCCGCCTGGGCCAGCGGATCATTCACCTGCTGACCACCCAGACCAACTCTGGCCAGCTGTACGAAGTGGACATGCGCCTGCGGCCGTCCGGGGCGTCGGGCTTGCTGGTGAGTTCGCTGGGGGCCTTCGCCCGTTATCAGGAGAACGAAGCCTGGACCTGGGAGCATCAGGCACTGGTGCGCGCCCGGGTGCTGGTGGGGAGCCAGGATGTCGGCCAGGCCTTCGAGAAAGTGCGGGCGGCGGTGCTGGGGCGTGCCCGTGACTTGCCCAAGTTGCAGCAGGAGGTCAGCGAGATGCGGGCCAAGATGCGCGACAATCTGGGGACCAAGGCGACGGCCGCCGGAACCGCGGCAAATGCCTTCGAGGCCGCGGCGCCGTTCGACCTCAAGCAGGACGCCGGAGGTATCGTCGACATCGAATTTATGGTGCAATACGCGGCCCTGGCGTGGTCGCAAGAGCACCCGTCATTGCTGCGTTACACCGACAATATCCGCATTCTGGAAGGTCTGGAGGAAGTCGGGCTGATGCCCGCGACCGATGCCAGTCTACTGCGCGAGGTCTACAAGGCCTACCGTTCCGCGGCTCACCGCCAGGCCTTGCAGAACGAGGCCGGGGTCATCGCCGGCGACCAGTTCGCCAGCGAGCGACGGGAGGTATTGCGGATTTGGCGCGAGCTGGGGCTAAGCTAGGCAGCGTGCGCTGCGTTGCCACAAATGTATCCGGCGAGCCATGTTGCGGCTCGTCCACAATGAGCTGGCGGTGAATGCCGCAGGGCTGGATTCTCGAGGCGGGGAGGCGTAAGCCTCCCCGGTTCGTTTTTGGAAACCACATGAATATTCTGATCGTTGGGCCCAGTTGGGTCGGTGACATGGTGATGGCGCAGACACTCTTCCAGTGTCTGAAGCAGCGCCATCCTCAGTGCGAGATCGACGTGCTGGCCCCCGAGTGGAGCCGGCCGATCCTGGAGCGCATGCCGCAAGTGCGGCGGGCCTTGAGCTTCCCGCTCGGCCACGGCGTGCTGGAACTGGCGACCCGCCGGCGCATCGGCAAATCCCTGGCCGGCCAGTACGACCAGGCCATCCTGCTGCCCAACTCGCTGAAGTCGGCGCTGGTGCCGTTCTTTGCCGGCATCGCGCAACGTACCGGCTGGCGCGGCGAGTTCCGCTACGGCCTGCTCAACGACGTGCGCACGCTGGACAAAGAACGTTATCCGCTGATGATCGAGCGCTTCATGGCGCTGGCTTACGAGCCGGGCACCGAGCTGCCCAAGCCGTATCCACGTCCCGACCTGCAGATCGACCCGGCCAGCCGCGAAGCGGCGCTGGCCAAGTTCGGCCTGACCCTGGACCGACCGGTGCTGGCGCTGTGTCCGGGAGCCGAGTTTGGCGAGGCCAAGCGCTGGCCGTCCGAGCATTACGCCAAGGTCGCCGAGCTGAAGATCCGCGAGGGTTGGCAGGTCTGGCTGTTCGGTTCGAAGAACGATCACGTGGTCGGCGAAGACATTCGCGCCCGGCTGATTCCGGGACTGCGCGAAGAGTCGGTCAACCTCTGCGGCGGTACCTCCCTGGCCGAGGCCATCGACTTGCTGTCCTGCGCCGATTCCGTGGTGTCCAACGACTCCGGGCTGATGCACGTGGCGGCGGCGCTGAATCGCCCGCTGGTGGCGGTGTATGGCTCGACGTCGCCGGGTTTCACCCCGCCGCTGGCCGACCAGGTCGAAGTCGTGCGCCTGGGCATCGAGTGCAGCCCGTGCTTCGATCGCACCTGCCGCTTTGGCCATTACAACTGCCTGCGCCAGCTGCTGCCAGACTCGGTGGACCAGGCCTTGCAGCGGTTGCAGGGCACCGCAGTCGAGGTTCGGTAAGTGCGGGTACTGTTGATCAAGACTTCCTCCCTGGGTGACGTGATCCATGCGCTGCCGGCGCTGACCGATGCGGCGCGGGCGATTCCCGGGATCAAGTTCGACTGGGTGGTGGAAGAGGGTTTCG harbors:
- the glnE gene encoding bifunctional [glutamate--ammonia ligase]-adenylyl-L-tyrosine phosphorylase/[glutamate--ammonia-ligase] adenylyltransferase, whose product is MSLPALAELPAILLPFVSRAEQSFRSAVATLDDDHGLAAWTPERWAEFARVSAASDFFIEQSLRDPLMLLELVRGGELDRGFGPGELCAQIAVAVQQATSEDELGRVLRRQRNRHQVRIIWRDLTRQADLVQTCRDLSDMADACIDQAYQWLYLRHCEQFGVPTGRRSGEPQQMVILGMGKLGAVELNLSSDIDLIFAYPEGGETVGVKRALDNQEFFIRLGQRLIKALDPMTVDGFVFRVDMRLRPYGSAGALVLSFNALEQYYQDQGRDWERYAMIKARVVAGDQVAGAQLLDLLRPFVYRRYLDFSAIEALRTMKQLIQQEVRRKGMADNIKLGSGGIREVEFIAQAFQLIHGGRDLSLQQRPLLKVLTTLEGQGYLPPAVIAELREGYEFLRYTEHAIQAIADWQTQMLPDNPRDQARIAYMLGFADWAAFHERLMYWRGRVEWHFRQVIADPDEDEGNECEVVVGGEWLPLWEEAQDEEAACRQLQEGGFNDAPKALRALAGLRGSPQLRAMQRLGRERLDAFIPRLLAQAVEHADPDLVLERVLPLVEAVARRSAYLVLLTENPGALRRLLTLCAASPWIAEQITRFPLLLDELLNEGRLFKPPLAPELAAELRERLTRIPEDDLEQQMEALRHFKLAHRLRVAASEIAGSLPLMKVSDYLTWLAEAILEQVLALAWRQTVAKYGAPQRADGTLCDPGFIIVGYGKVGGLELGHGSDLDLVFIHDGDPQAETDGPKPIDGAQFFTRLGQRIIHLLTTQTNSGQLYEVDMRLRPSGASGLLVSSLGAFARYQENEAWTWEHQALVRARVLVGSQDVGQAFEKVRAAVLGRARDLPKLQQEVSEMRAKMRDNLGTKATAAGTAANAFEAAAPFDLKQDAGGIVDIEFMVQYAALAWSQEHPSLLRYTDNIRILEGLEEVGLMPATDASLLREVYKAYRSAAHRQALQNEAGVIAGDQFASERREVLRIWRELGLS
- the waaF gene encoding lipopolysaccharide heptosyltransferase II, whose translation is MNILIVGPSWVGDMVMAQTLFQCLKQRHPQCEIDVLAPEWSRPILERMPQVRRALSFPLGHGVLELATRRRIGKSLAGQYDQAILLPNSLKSALVPFFAGIAQRTGWRGEFRYGLLNDVRTLDKERYPLMIERFMALAYEPGTELPKPYPRPDLQIDPASREAALAKFGLTLDRPVLALCPGAEFGEAKRWPSEHYAKVAELKIREGWQVWLFGSKNDHVVGEDIRARLIPGLREESVNLCGGTSLAEAIDLLSCADSVVSNDSGLMHVAAALNRPLVAVYGSTSPGFTPPLADQVEVVRLGIECSPCFDRTCRFGHYNCLRQLLPDSVDQALQRLQGTAVEVR